Proteins encoded together in one Bactrocera neohumeralis isolate Rockhampton chromosome 4, APGP_CSIRO_Bneo_wtdbg2-racon-allhic-juicebox.fasta_v2, whole genome shotgun sequence window:
- the LOC126755136 gene encoding atypical protein kinase C isoform X5, with the protein MMIMWSGICEVASLYGLQTSAFFMSGGGAIFPNVPSAPGLSCDGEDRSIYRRGARRWRKLYRVNGHIFQAKRFNRRAFCAYCQDRIWGLGRQGFKCIQCKLLVHKKCHKLVQKHCTNEHVEPLVKERDDAFAEQLPQVLPPLPDYASQASGSSHGGMVDASDPLAALELQPHDGQLQQQQQQHQNIEEQLEPGTQRQYSINDFELIRVIGRGSYAKVLMVELKNTGRIYAMKVIKKALVTDDEDIDWVQTEKHVFETASNHPFLVGLHSCFQTPSRLFFVIEFVRGGDLMFHMQRQRRLPEEHARFYAAEISLALNFLHEKGIIYRDLKLDNVLLDHEGHIKLTDYGMCKEGIRPGDTTSTFCGTPNYIAPEILRGEDYGFSVDWWALGVLLYEMLAGRSPFDIAGASENPDQNTEDYLFQVILEKTIRIPRSLSVKAASVLKGFLNKNPADRLGCHRESAFMDIVNHPFFKSIDWEMIAQKEVQPPYKPTFDPGDPYMATNFDTQFTREPAELTPDDPRVIDKIDQSEFEGFEYVNPLLMSLEDCV; encoded by the exons TATTTCCAAATGTACCTTCTGCACCTGGCCTGTCCTGTGATGGCGAAGATC GCAGCATCTACAGACGTGGCGCACGCAGATGGCGCAAACTCTACCGAGTCAACGGACACATTTTCCAAGCCAAACGCTTCAATCGC CGCGCCTTCTGCGCCTACTGTCAGGACCGCATCTGGGGCTTGGGACGGCAAGGTTTCAAGTGCATACAATGCAAATTGTTGGTGCACAAAAAATGCCATAAACTCGTACAGAAGCACTGCACCAACGAGCATGTGGAGCCGTTAGTCAAGGAGCGCGACGACGCTTTCGCCGAACAGCTGCCGCAGGTGTTGCCACCGTTGCCCGATTATGCGTCGCAGGCGAGTGGCAGTAGTCACGGTGGCATGGTGGATGCCAGCGATCCGTTAGCGGCGCTCGAACTGCAGCCGCACGATGGACagttgcagcagcaacagcaacaacatcaaaatattgaagaacaaTTGGAGCCGGGCACACAGCGGCAATATTCCATAAACGATTTCGAATTGATACGCGTCATTGGACGTGGCAGCTATGCCAAGGTCTTGATGGTCGAACTGAAGAATACCGGGCGCATATATGCCATGAAAGTGATTAAGAAGGCGCTCGTCACCGATGATGAGGACATCGATTGGGTGCAAACGGAGAAGCATGTCTTCGAGACGGCATCGAATCATCCGTTCTTGGTCGGTTTGCATTCGTGCTTCCAGACACCGTCACGTCTATTCTTCGTGATTGAGTTTGTGCGCGGCGGTGATCTTATGTTCCATATGCAGCGGCAACGTCGTCTACCCGAGGAGCATGCGCGCTTCTATGCGGCGGAAATCAGTTTGGCATTGAACTTTTTGCACGAGAAGGGCATTATTTATCGTGACTTGAAGTTGGATAATGTGCTGCTCGACCATGAGGGTCACATTAAGTTGACCGATTATGGCATGTGTAAGGAGGGTATACGTCCCGGTGACACGACCTCCACCTTCTGCGGCACACCCAACTATATAGCGCCGGAGATTTTGCGTGGCGAAGACTATGGTTTCTCAGTGGATTGGTGGGCGCTGGGCGTGCTATTGTACGAGATGTTGGCCGGCCGTAGTCCATTCGATATAGCCGGCGCATCGGAGAATCCCGATCAG AACACTGAAGATTATCTGTTCCAAGTGATTTTGGAAAAGACCATACGTATACCGCGTTCGCTGAGCGTCAAGGCCGCGTCTGTATTGAAAGGTTTCCTTAATAAAAATCCAGCTGATCGCTTGGGTTGCCATCGTGAGTCCGCTTTCATGGACATTGTGAATCATCCATTCTTCAAGAGTATCGACTGGGAAATG ATCGCACAAAAGGAGGTACAACCACCATATAAGCCAACATTTGATCCTGGCGATCCATATATGGCCACAAATTTCGATACGCAATTTACTAGGGAGCCAGCCGAGTTGACGCCAGATGATCC TCGCGTCATTGACAAGATCGATCAATCGGAGTTTGAAGGCTTCGAGTATGTGAATCCGCTGCTGATGTCTTTGGAGGATTGCGTCTGA